A genomic window from Peromyscus maniculatus bairdii isolate BWxNUB_F1_BW_parent chromosome 1, HU_Pman_BW_mat_3.1, whole genome shotgun sequence includes:
- the Dclre1a gene encoding DNA cross-link repair 1A protein isoform X1 produces the protein MLEDTFWEEDIWEYKSKRKPKPAQPNNCSQSNPESVGKATDGKYRSKRKRNKKGTTEDKDKLKDHRACLGETDCQLSVGSSQNSSHSNEIPQSQSKETTPRKLSRTHRNKHVSPKVRPVYDGHCPSCQMPFSSLIGQTPRWHVFECLDSPPISDTECPEGLLCTSTIPSHYKKYTHLLLAQSRSSNEPLSSPSLVLAGHFTAAQPDSSCNLEERWPAHLKTENLTKVLDDSLLMIQCLQTAQLPAESNRKSPSCRSSQTSPVPQRPEFVEKDEPVGGGLPLAEDALNSQRGSQSTSLPSPGNDSGGCEISYSPLQSDEETYDLDQELDDSQQDLFFTQSSKDSSLEEEGSAMFEKFHDPFPKAGEGICPVAKSRAKSSGLYKGRVLHDSFQLLSYTQSRLSQDDLPSTDAGFLLFSPALASNYQTTKAKPAEPEFPSLGSSHQRQKAETSAVGHHTSLPLRTSAVSKALGKEGGEGLPLHPTQSQVRGLQSAGSGAAVAPSECACRKAEQRPLLAKSLSMLPPSPKCNASQPSKKVMKQMDIGVFFGLPPKRQEETSPRKGALEGPNVNPVVSPKEKRPRLCKRKAEHSLSDSELDSGNLNESQHSMELFGERAQHRRKRHKKSKSPRQGTDQRRSGHLIKDPELGAVGLNKSKAFVRRTHGRPQRGNVNISESSGAREVRTCPFYKRIPGTGFTVDAFQYGEVAGCTAYFLTHFHSDHYAGLSKDFTLPIYCSEITGNLLKKKLRVQEQYVHQLPMDTECTVDGVKVVLLDANHCPGAVMVLFRLPNGAVVLHTGDFRADPSMERSLLACHQVHTLYLDTTYCSPEYTFPSQQDVIQFAINAAFEAVTLNPRALIVCGTYCIGKEKVFLAIADVLGSKVGMSQEKYKTLQCFNIPEVSSLITTDMCSTLVHLLPMMQINFKGLQNHLKKCGGKYDQIVAFRPTGWTHSNSITSIADITPQTKGNISIYGIPYSEHSSFLEMKRFVQWLKPQKIIPTVNVGSFKSRNTMEKYFKEWKLEAGY, from the exons ATGTTAGAAGACACATTTTGGGAAGAAGACATCTGGGaatataaatctaaaagaaaaccaaaaccagcaCAGCCAAATAATTGTTCTCAAAGTAATCCAGAATCTGTTGGAAAAGCAACAGATGGAAAATACCGGTCAAAacgaaaaaggaacaaaaaaggaacCACAGAAGATAAAGACAAGCTGAAGGACCACAGGGCGTGCCTTGGAGAAACAGACTGTCAGCTTTCTGTAGGTTCCAGTCAGAATTCAAGTCATAGCAATGAGATTCCGCAGTCTCAAAGCAAAGAGACTACTCCAAGAAAGCTCAGTAGAACTCATAGAAACAAACACGTGTCCCCAAAGGTCCGCCCGGTTTATGATGGACACTGCCCAAGCTGCCAGATGCCCTTTTCCTCACTGATAGGCCAGACGCCCCGGTggcatgtgtttgagtgtttggaTTCTCCACCAATCTCTGACACAG aGTGTCCCGAGGGTCTTCTATGTACCTCCACAATTCCTTCTCATTATAAGAAATACACTCACCTCCTGCTTGCTCAAAGTAGGTCTAGCAATGAGCCTCTCAGCAGCCCATCGCTCGTGCTGGCTGGACATTTCACTGCAGCACAGCCAGACTCTTCTTGTAACCTTGAGGAAAGATGGCCTGCGCATCTGAAAACGGAGAACTTAACCAAAGTTTTAGATGACTCTTTGTTGATGATACAGTGTCTACAAACAGCACAGCTTCCAGCTGAAAGCAACAGAAAGAGTCCCTCTTGTAGGAGTTCTCAAACTTCACCAGTTCCACAGCGTCCAGAGTTTGTTGAGAAGGACGAGCCTGTGGGAGGTGGTTTGCCTCTTGCCGAGGACGCATTAAACAGCCAACGTGGCTCACAGAGCACGAGTTTGCCATCACCAGGAAATGACAGTGGTGGCTGTGAGATCTCCTATTCTCCACTGCAGAGCGATGAAGAGACCTATGACTTAGACCAAGAGCTGGACGATTCACAGCAGGACCTGTTTTTCACCCAAAGCTCTAAAGACAGCAGCCTAGAAGAAGAAGGCTCTGCCATGTTTGAAAAATTCCATGATCCCTTCCCAAAGGCAGGAGAGGGCATCTGCCCCGTGGCAAAAAGCCGGGCTAAGTCCAGTGGATTGTATAAAGGTCGTGTTCTGCATGACTCATTCCAGCTTCTCTCCTACACACAGAGCAGGCTTTCCCAAGATGACCTGCCATCCACAGACGCTGGCTTTCTCTTGTTTTCACCTGCATTAGCTTCTAACTATCAAACCACCAAAGCTAAACCTGCTGAGCCAGAATTTCCCTCACTTGGATCGAGTCATCAGAGACAGAAAGCTGAAACATCAGCTGTTGGCCATCACACTTCTCTGCCGTTACGTACAAGTGCCGTGTCAAAAGCACTTGGAAAGGAGGGTGGAGAGGGCCTGCCTTTGCACCCCACCCAAAGCCAAGTTAGAGGATTACAGAGTGCGGGCTCTGGTGCTGCCGTTGCTCCCTCAGAGTGTGCCTGCAGAAAGGCAGAACAGCGTCCACTTCTTGCCAAATCTTTGAGCATGTTGCCTCCCAGTCCCAAGTGCAATGCGAGCCAACCTTCTAAGAAAGTAATGAAGCAAATGGATATAGGTGTGTTTTTTGGACTACCACCCAAAAGACAAGAAGAGACGTCACCAAGGAAAGGTGCTTTAGAAGGGCCGAATGTCAATCCAGTCGTGAGTCCTAAGGAAAAGAGGCCCCGACTGTGTAAGAGGAAAGCAGAACACTCTCTAAGTGACTCAGAATTGGATTCAGGGAATTTAAATGAGAGTCAGCACTCTATGGAACTGTTTGGAGAGAGGGCCCAACATCGAAGAAAGAGACATAAAAAGTCAAAGTCACCACGGCAAGGGACAGATCAGAGGAGGTCTGGTCACCTTATCAAAGATCCAGAATTGGGAGCAGTCGGTTTAAATAAGAGCAAAGCCTTTGTAAGACGGACTCATGGCAGGCCACAGAGAGGGAACGTGAACATTTCAGAGTCATCTGGTGCAAGGGAAGTGAGAACATGTCCGTTCTATAAGAGAATCCCTG GAACTGGCTTCACTGTGGATGCTTTCCAGTACGGCGAGGTTGCAGGCTGCACGGCCTATTTCCTCACACATTTCCATTCTGATCATTACGCTGGCTTGTCCAAGGACTTCACGCTGCCAATTTACTGTAGTGAG ATAACTGGCAATTTGTTGAAGAAGAAGCTTCGTGTGCAAGAACAGTACGTCCATCAGTTGCCGATGGACACTGAGTGTACAGTGGACGGTGTCAAGGTGGTTTTGCTGGATGCCAATCA CTGTCCAGGTGCCGTCATGGTCCTTTTCCGTCTTCCGAACGGCGCTGTCGTACTGCACACTGGAGACTTCCGAGCAGACCCCAGCATGGAGCGCTCTCTTCTTGCATGCCATCAGGTCCACACGCTCTACTTAGACACCAC GTACTGCAGCCCAGAGTACACCTTCCCATCTCAGCAGGATGTTATCCAGTTTGCCATCAACGCGGCCTTCGAGGCTGTAACTCTAAACCCACGTGCTCTCATTGTCTGTGGCACTTACTGTATCGGAAAGGAGAAAGTCTTCCTCG CCATTGCTGATGTTTTGGGTTCAAAGGTGGGCATGTcccaagaaaaatataaaactttgcAGTGCTTCAATATACCAGAAGTCAGTTCCCTCATAACTACAGACATGTGCAGTACTTTGGTTCACCTCCTCCCAATGATGCAAATTAATTTTAAG GGCTTACAGAACCATTTGAAGAAGTGTGGTGGGAAATACGATCAGATTGTGGCTTTCCGACCTACAGGATGGACACATTCTAACAGCATAACTAGCATAGCGGATATTACTCCCCAGACGAAAGGGAATATATCAATATATG GAATTCCCTATAGTGAACACAGCAGCTTCCTAGAAATGAAACGTTTTGTCCAGTGGCTGAAACCACAGAAAATCATACCAACTGTAAATGTTGGCTCCTTTAAGTCTCGGAACACAATGGAGAAATACTTTAAAGAGTGGAAATTGGAAGCTGGATACTGA
- the Dclre1a gene encoding DNA cross-link repair 1A protein isoform X2 produces the protein MLEDTFWEEDIWEYKSKRKPKPAQPNNCSQSNPESVGKATDGKYRSKRKRNKKGTTEDKDKLKDHRACLGETDCQLSVGSSQNSSHSNEIPQSQSKETTPRKLSRTHRNKHVSPKVRPVYDGHCPSCQMPFSSLIGQTPRWHVFECLDSPPISDTECPEGLLCTSTIPSHYKKYTHLLLAQSRSSNEPLSSPSLVLAGHFTAAQPDSSCNLEERWPAHLKTENLTKVLDDSLLMIQCLQTAQLPAESNRKSPSCRSSQTSPVPQRPEFVEKDEPVGGGLPLAEDALNSQRGSQSTSLPSPGNDSGGCEISYSPLQSDEETYDLDQELDDSQQDLFFTQSSKDSSLEEEGSAMFEKFHDPFPKAGEGICPVAKSRAKSSGLYKGRVLHDSFQLLSYTQSRLSQDDLPSTDAGFLLFSPALASNYQTTKAKPAEPEFPSLGSSHQRQKAETSAVGHHTSLPLRTSAVSKALGKEGGEGLPLHPTQSQVRGLQSAGSGAAVAPSECACRKAEQRPLLAKSLSMLPPSPKCNASQPSKKVMKQMDIGVFFGLPPKRQEETSPRKGALEGPNVNPVVSPKEKRPRLCKRKAEHSLSDSELDSGNLNESQHSMELFGERAQHRRKRHKKSKSPRQGTDQRRSGHLIKDPELGAVGLNKSKAFVRRTHGRPQRGNVNISESSGAREVRTCPFYKRIPGTGFTVDAFQYGEVAGCTAYFLTHFHSDHYAGLSKDFTLPIYCSEITGNLLKKKLRVQEQYVHQLPMDTECTVDGVKVVLLDANHCPGAVMVLFRLPNGAVVLHTGDFRADPSMERSLLACHQVHTLYLDTTYCSPEYTFPSQQDVIQFAINAAFEAVTLNPRALIVCGTYCIGKEKVFLAIADVLGSKVGMSQEKYKTLQCFNIPEVSSLITTDMCSTLVHLLPMMQINFKWPED, from the exons ATGTTAGAAGACACATTTTGGGAAGAAGACATCTGGGaatataaatctaaaagaaaaccaaaaccagcaCAGCCAAATAATTGTTCTCAAAGTAATCCAGAATCTGTTGGAAAAGCAACAGATGGAAAATACCGGTCAAAacgaaaaaggaacaaaaaaggaacCACAGAAGATAAAGACAAGCTGAAGGACCACAGGGCGTGCCTTGGAGAAACAGACTGTCAGCTTTCTGTAGGTTCCAGTCAGAATTCAAGTCATAGCAATGAGATTCCGCAGTCTCAAAGCAAAGAGACTACTCCAAGAAAGCTCAGTAGAACTCATAGAAACAAACACGTGTCCCCAAAGGTCCGCCCGGTTTATGATGGACACTGCCCAAGCTGCCAGATGCCCTTTTCCTCACTGATAGGCCAGACGCCCCGGTggcatgtgtttgagtgtttggaTTCTCCACCAATCTCTGACACAG aGTGTCCCGAGGGTCTTCTATGTACCTCCACAATTCCTTCTCATTATAAGAAATACACTCACCTCCTGCTTGCTCAAAGTAGGTCTAGCAATGAGCCTCTCAGCAGCCCATCGCTCGTGCTGGCTGGACATTTCACTGCAGCACAGCCAGACTCTTCTTGTAACCTTGAGGAAAGATGGCCTGCGCATCTGAAAACGGAGAACTTAACCAAAGTTTTAGATGACTCTTTGTTGATGATACAGTGTCTACAAACAGCACAGCTTCCAGCTGAAAGCAACAGAAAGAGTCCCTCTTGTAGGAGTTCTCAAACTTCACCAGTTCCACAGCGTCCAGAGTTTGTTGAGAAGGACGAGCCTGTGGGAGGTGGTTTGCCTCTTGCCGAGGACGCATTAAACAGCCAACGTGGCTCACAGAGCACGAGTTTGCCATCACCAGGAAATGACAGTGGTGGCTGTGAGATCTCCTATTCTCCACTGCAGAGCGATGAAGAGACCTATGACTTAGACCAAGAGCTGGACGATTCACAGCAGGACCTGTTTTTCACCCAAAGCTCTAAAGACAGCAGCCTAGAAGAAGAAGGCTCTGCCATGTTTGAAAAATTCCATGATCCCTTCCCAAAGGCAGGAGAGGGCATCTGCCCCGTGGCAAAAAGCCGGGCTAAGTCCAGTGGATTGTATAAAGGTCGTGTTCTGCATGACTCATTCCAGCTTCTCTCCTACACACAGAGCAGGCTTTCCCAAGATGACCTGCCATCCACAGACGCTGGCTTTCTCTTGTTTTCACCTGCATTAGCTTCTAACTATCAAACCACCAAAGCTAAACCTGCTGAGCCAGAATTTCCCTCACTTGGATCGAGTCATCAGAGACAGAAAGCTGAAACATCAGCTGTTGGCCATCACACTTCTCTGCCGTTACGTACAAGTGCCGTGTCAAAAGCACTTGGAAAGGAGGGTGGAGAGGGCCTGCCTTTGCACCCCACCCAAAGCCAAGTTAGAGGATTACAGAGTGCGGGCTCTGGTGCTGCCGTTGCTCCCTCAGAGTGTGCCTGCAGAAAGGCAGAACAGCGTCCACTTCTTGCCAAATCTTTGAGCATGTTGCCTCCCAGTCCCAAGTGCAATGCGAGCCAACCTTCTAAGAAAGTAATGAAGCAAATGGATATAGGTGTGTTTTTTGGACTACCACCCAAAAGACAAGAAGAGACGTCACCAAGGAAAGGTGCTTTAGAAGGGCCGAATGTCAATCCAGTCGTGAGTCCTAAGGAAAAGAGGCCCCGACTGTGTAAGAGGAAAGCAGAACACTCTCTAAGTGACTCAGAATTGGATTCAGGGAATTTAAATGAGAGTCAGCACTCTATGGAACTGTTTGGAGAGAGGGCCCAACATCGAAGAAAGAGACATAAAAAGTCAAAGTCACCACGGCAAGGGACAGATCAGAGGAGGTCTGGTCACCTTATCAAAGATCCAGAATTGGGAGCAGTCGGTTTAAATAAGAGCAAAGCCTTTGTAAGACGGACTCATGGCAGGCCACAGAGAGGGAACGTGAACATTTCAGAGTCATCTGGTGCAAGGGAAGTGAGAACATGTCCGTTCTATAAGAGAATCCCTG GAACTGGCTTCACTGTGGATGCTTTCCAGTACGGCGAGGTTGCAGGCTGCACGGCCTATTTCCTCACACATTTCCATTCTGATCATTACGCTGGCTTGTCCAAGGACTTCACGCTGCCAATTTACTGTAGTGAG ATAACTGGCAATTTGTTGAAGAAGAAGCTTCGTGTGCAAGAACAGTACGTCCATCAGTTGCCGATGGACACTGAGTGTACAGTGGACGGTGTCAAGGTGGTTTTGCTGGATGCCAATCA CTGTCCAGGTGCCGTCATGGTCCTTTTCCGTCTTCCGAACGGCGCTGTCGTACTGCACACTGGAGACTTCCGAGCAGACCCCAGCATGGAGCGCTCTCTTCTTGCATGCCATCAGGTCCACACGCTCTACTTAGACACCAC GTACTGCAGCCCAGAGTACACCTTCCCATCTCAGCAGGATGTTATCCAGTTTGCCATCAACGCGGCCTTCGAGGCTGTAACTCTAAACCCACGTGCTCTCATTGTCTGTGGCACTTACTGTATCGGAAAGGAGAAAGTCTTCCTCG CCATTGCTGATGTTTTGGGTTCAAAGGTGGGCATGTcccaagaaaaatataaaactttgcAGTGCTTCAATATACCAGAAGTCAGTTCCCTCATAACTACAGACATGTGCAGTACTTTGGTTCACCTCCTCCCAATGATGCAAATTAATTTTAAG TGGCCTGAAGACTGA